In Chondrinema litorale, the DNA window CTTCTTAACGATGATGAGCTAATGAACATAGATGTCTACTACAATATAGAGGATGCTATAAAAAACCCTTTAGAGGTATATTGGCTTATTCTCAAAGATGTTCCTTTAACAATAAAAGATTTTAAAGAGTTAAGAAAGTTAAAAAACTTACAGATTTTAGCACTTTCTGGAAACCAGTTAGATAAAATCAGTCCAATATTAGGGAAGTTAAAGTCATTGCAAGATTTAGAAATTACTAATAACCCTGAACTTAATTTTGCGAATGTATTTAAGATTTTAAGTAAGGCAAAAAATTTAGAATACTTGATCTTAAGAAGGAATGGAATCAAAATAATACCAAAAGAGATAAGGTTTTTAAAATCATTGAAGAGTATTAATTTAAGTGAAGAAGATACCCTAAATATTAAATACTCATTATTTTCCTTAAGTCAATGTATCTCTTTAAAAAATCTATACTTTTCAAATCTACAAATGCCATCTCTACCAATTGAGATTAATTTATTGGGAAACCTTGAATCCTTAAAAATATCATTTTCAAATTTGACATACCTTCCTAAGGAAATCGGCGAACTACAAAATCTTAAAACATTAAGCCTAGACCATAATAACCTTACAGAATTGCCAACTTCTATAAGTAAATTACACGTTTTACAAAAACTGGA includes these proteins:
- a CDS encoding leucine-rich repeat domain-containing protein translates to MWENKNLKIKNIVFIIFFVFSNCMICQAQRRLLNDDELMNIDVYYNIEDAIKNPLEVYWLILKDVPLTIKDFKELRKLKNLQILALSGNQLDKISPILGKLKSLQDLEITNNPELNFANVFKILSKAKNLEYLILRRNGIKIIPKEIRFLKSLKSINLSEEDTLNIKYSLFSLSQCISLKNLYFSNLQMPSLPIEINLLGNLESLKISFSNLTYLPKEIGELQNLKTLSLDHNNLTELPTSISKLHVLQKLDIYSNNFTPEDYESIRKLLPDTKVQ